A stretch of the Clostridium botulinum genome encodes the following:
- a CDS encoding adenylosuccinate synthase — translation MSAFVVLGAQWGDEGKGKMTDYLAETADVVVRFQGGNNAGHTVVVGEEEYKLHLIPSGILYEDKINILGNGVVIDPKALFEEMDYLEDLGVKVTPKKLKISDRAQLIMPYHRILDGLKEKARGKNDIGTTGKGIGPAYTDKAERSGIRICDLMHKDVFEEKLRQNINDKNELIELYGGEKLDFNKIFEEYNSFAERMRPYVADISVIIYDEMKENKNVLFEGAQGSLLDIDYGTYPYVTSSSTVAGGVCTGAGVGPTAITGAVGIAKAYTTRVGKGPFPTELLDEMGDALREKGHEYGVTTGRARRCGWLDLVILKSTARISGLTSFVVTKIDTLAGLDKIKVCTGYKFNGKVIDYFPASLEDLAKCEPVYEEFDGWDDSIAEARSYDELPQNAKTYLKKIEEFTNTKVSIVSVGPKRDQTIVVGEI, via the coding sequence ATGTCAGCTTTTGTAGTATTAGGTGCTCAATGGGGAGATGAAGGAAAGGGAAAAATGACAGATTATCTTGCTGAAACAGCAGATGTTGTTGTTAGATTTCAAGGAGGAAATAACGCTGGTCATACAGTAGTTGTAGGAGAAGAAGAATATAAGCTTCATTTAATTCCATCTGGAATACTTTATGAAGATAAAATAAATATATTAGGAAATGGTGTTGTTATAGACCCTAAAGCTTTATTTGAAGAAATGGATTATTTAGAAGACTTAGGCGTTAAAGTTACACCTAAAAAATTAAAGATAAGTGATAGAGCTCAACTTATAATGCCATATCATAGAATTCTTGATGGATTAAAAGAAAAGGCAAGAGGTAAAAATGATATAGGTACAACAGGAAAAGGAATAGGACCTGCTTATACAGATAAGGCAGAACGAAGCGGTATTAGGATTTGTGACTTAATGCACAAAGATGTATTTGAAGAAAAACTAAGACAAAATATAAATGATAAAAATGAATTAATTGAACTTTATGGTGGAGAAAAGTTAGACTTTAATAAGATATTTGAGGAATATAATAGTTTTGCTGAAAGAATGAGACCATATGTTGCAGATATATCTGTAATAATTTATGATGAAATGAAAGAAAATAAGAATGTTCTATTTGAGGGTGCTCAAGGATCATTATTAGATATAGATTATGGAACATATCCATATGTTACATCTTCTAGTACTGTAGCTGGTGGCGTTTGCACAGGAGCTGGAGTTGGCCCTACAGCAATAACAGGAGCTGTAGGTATTGCAAAAGCTTATACTACAAGAGTTGGTAAAGGACCTTTCCCAACAGAACTTCTTGATGAAATGGGAGATGCTTTAAGAGAAAAAGGTCATGAATATGGGGTAACAACAGGAAGAGCAAGAAGATGTGGCTGGCTTGACCTTGTAATATTAAAGAGTACTGCTAGAATATCTGGACTTACAAGTTTTGTTGTAACAAAAATAGACACTCTTGCAGGATTAGATAAAATAAAAGTTTGTACAGGATATAAATTTAATGGCAAGGTAATAGACTACTTCCCAGCATCTTTAGAAGATTTAGCAAAATGTGAGCCTGTATATGAAGAATTTGATGGTTGGGATGACAGCATAGCTGAAGCCAGAAGTTATGATGAATTACCACAAAATGCAAAAACATACCTAAAGAAAATAGAAGAATTTACAAATACTAAGGTTTCTATAGTTTCAGTAGGACCAAAGAGAGATCAAACTATAGTAGTTGGTGAAATTTAA
- a CDS encoding ATP-binding protein, producing MIKGYQSKILKIYEKIREREKQNLKNRKQEVYNKIPQIQDIEKNINKLCIQLSISAFKPIENREEYLKSLREKITDLRIKKSELLVSNGYDMDYLKTKYSCGKCKDTGFIGHNRCECYKPKLIKLYYENSELKQLLRTNNFKNFKYEYYSSMKINNDIKSPRENTEEIIKIVMYFIETFNSSKDNLLFFGNSGTGKTFLTHCIAKELLDRGHLVIYRTAEDLIKNLRETKLQNNYELEDLLINCDLLIIDDLGTEQVSNFTKTELFNLLNKRLLKNKKMVISTNYDIEVLVKAYSERITSRLLGNFTLCKFYGEDIRVKINLNKPKSPNF from the coding sequence ATGATTAAAGGTTACCAAAGTAAAATTCTGAAGATATACGAAAAAATAAGAGAAAGAGAAAAACAAAATCTTAAAAATAGAAAACAAGAAGTATATAATAAAATTCCACAAATTCAAGATATCGAAAAGAACATAAACAAACTCTGTATTCAATTATCTATTAGCGCTTTTAAACCTATAGAAAATAGAGAAGAATATTTAAAATCTTTAAGAGAAAAAATAACTGATCTTAGAATCAAAAAATCTGAATTATTAGTATCTAATGGATATGACATGGATTATTTGAAAACTAAATACAGTTGTGGTAAATGTAAAGATACCGGGTTTATTGGACATAATCGTTGTGAATGCTATAAACCTAAATTAATTAAGCTATACTACGAAAACTCTGAGCTAAAACAGCTACTCAGAACAAATAATTTTAAAAATTTTAAATACGAATATTATTCATCAATGAAAATTAATAACGATATTAAAAGTCCTCGAGAAAATACGGAAGAAATTATAAAAATTGTTATGTACTTTATAGAAACCTTTAACTCTAGTAAAGATAATTTATTGTTTTTTGGCAATTCTGGAACAGGGAAAACCTTTCTTACTCACTGTATTGCAAAGGAACTTTTAGATAGAGGCCATTTAGTTATTTATAGAACTGCTGAAGATCTTATTAAAAATCTTAGAGAAACTAAACTTCAAAATAACTATGAGTTAGAAGACCTACTTATTAATTGTGATTTATTAATTATAGATGATTTAGGTACAGAACAAGTCAGCAATTTTACCAAAACAGAACTATTTAATTTACTTAATAAACGACTTTTGAAAAATAAGAAGATGGTTATTTCTACAAATTATGATATAGAAGTACTTGTTAAGGCTTATTCTGAAAGAATAACTTCTAGACTTCTTGGAAACTTTACCTTGTGCAAATTTTATGGCGAAGATATTAGAGTCAAAATAAATTTAAATAAACCTAAATCTCCAAATTTCTAA
- a CDS encoding DUF1858 domain-containing protein, whose translation MKITKDMTIGEIVRNFPSSIEILMSFGMGCVGCPSAQGESLEEAAMVHGMDIEKLLEALNKAI comes from the coding sequence ATGAAAATAACTAAGGATATGACAATTGGAGAAATCGTTAGAAATTTCCCAAGTTCAATTGAAATATTAATGAGTTTTGGAATGGGTTGTGTAGGTTGTCCATCAGCTCAAGGTGAAAGTTTAGAAGAAGCTGCTATGGTTCACGGCATGGACATTGAAAAACTTTTAGAAGCTCTAAATAAAGCTATATAA
- the proB gene encoding glutamate 5-kinase translates to MNNFRENYLKDVKRIVVKVGTSTLTYPTGLLNLNKIENLVRQLSDAHNRGVEVILVSSGAIGAGIGKLGLKEKPKTIPEKQAAAAVGQGILLHMYEKLFSEYGKPVGQILLTREDLSHRTRFLNASNTFYSLLEQGVIPIVNENDAIVVDEIKFGDNDTLSAMVASLVDADLLVLVTDIDGLYDSNPKTNPDAKFIPVVKEITDDIVAAAGGAGSSLGTGGMTTKINAGKIATSSGSSMIIVNGDAHNFLTNILDAKEIGTLFIGQKDPLKAKEHWMAFATKPTSSLTIDDGATEALIYHKKSLLPKGIISVNGTFSEGEVISILNSEGEEIAHGITNYNSMEVDLIKGLDSNLIEDKLGHKNYDEVIHRNNLVIVKEL, encoded by the coding sequence ATGAATAATTTTAGAGAAAACTATTTAAAAGATGTAAAAAGAATTGTAGTAAAGGTTGGAACCTCAACACTAACTTATCCTACAGGATTACTTAATTTAAATAAAATAGAAAACTTAGTTAGACAACTTTCCGATGCACATAATCGTGGAGTTGAAGTTATATTAGTTTCTTCTGGTGCTATAGGTGCTGGTATAGGGAAGCTTGGACTTAAAGAAAAGCCAAAGACTATTCCTGAAAAACAAGCGGCTGCTGCTGTTGGTCAGGGAATACTATTACATATGTATGAAAAACTTTTTTCCGAATATGGAAAACCAGTAGGTCAAATACTTTTAACAAGAGAAGATCTATCTCATAGAACTAGATTCTTAAATGCTAGCAATACTTTTTATTCATTACTTGAACAAGGAGTTATTCCCATAGTAAATGAAAATGATGCTATAGTAGTAGATGAAATTAAATTTGGTGATAATGATACTCTATCAGCTATGGTTGCAAGTCTTGTAGATGCTGATCTTTTAGTATTAGTTACTGATATAGATGGACTTTACGATTCAAATCCAAAGACTAACCCGGATGCTAAATTTATACCTGTAGTAAAAGAAATTACAGATGATATTGTAGCCGCTGCCGGTGGTGCTGGAAGTTCCCTTGGAACTGGTGGAATGACAACAAAAATTAATGCAGGTAAAATAGCAACTTCCTCTGGTTCTTCAATGATTATAGTAAATGGGGATGCTCATAATTTCTTAACAAATATACTTGATGCAAAAGAAATAGGAACACTTTTTATCGGACAAAAAGATCCTCTTAAAGCAAAGGAACATTGGATGGCTTTTGCAACTAAACCAACTAGTTCTTTAACTATAGATGATGGAGCTACAGAAGCTTTAATATATCATAAAAAAAGCTTATTACCAAAGGGAATTATATCTGTAAACGGAACTTTTTCAGAAGGTGAAGTTATATCTATTTTAAACTCTGAAGGAGAAGAAATCGCCCATGGAATTACTAACTATAATTCTATGGAAGTTGATTTAATAAAAGGACTTGATTCTAATCTTATAGAAGATAAACTTGGTCATAAAAATTATGATGAAGTAATTCATAGAAATAATTTAGTAATAGTAAAAGAATTATAA
- a CDS encoding DUF3006 domain-containing protein, which yields MFGVIDRFEEEFAVVELDDRKIINILKEKLPKEAKEGYVIKITDESIIIDYEETEKRKKEIEELAKDLFE from the coding sequence ATGTTTGGAGTTATAGATAGATTTGAAGAAGAGTTTGCAGTAGTTGAACTTGATGATAGAAAAATTATAAACATACTAAAAGAAAAGTTGCCCAAAGAAGCAAAAGAAGGTTATGTTATAAAAATTACAGATGAATCAATAATAATAGATTATGAAGAAACAGAAAAAAGAAAAAAAGAAATAGAAGAATTAGCAAAAGATTTATTTGAATAA
- the proC gene encoding pyrroline-5-carboxylate reductase — translation MNRKIGFIGCGNMGSAMIKGIVKSNLIESKNIMASDYFIEKLDSIKNEIGILVTDSNEEVAKVSDILFLSVKPNMYKDVINEIKDYVKSETIIVTIAAGVDIKTTETNFDRDVKVVRVMPNTPALVGEGMSALCPNKNITEEELQEIVALFKCFSKVEIVEEKYINVVTALTGSSPAYVYMFIEALADGAVLKGLQRDKAYKMAAQAVLGSAKMVLETGKHPGALKDDVCSPGGTTIEAVYSLEKSGLRASVIEAIEKCVQKAEDMSK, via the coding sequence ATGAATAGAAAAATAGGATTTATCGGATGTGGCAACATGGGAAGTGCCATGATTAAAGGAATAGTTAAATCAAACTTAATTGAATCTAAAAATATAATGGCAAGTGATTACTTTATTGAAAAACTAGATTCTATAAAAAATGAAATAGGAATCTTAGTAACAGATAGTAATGAAGAAGTTGCAAAGGTTTCAGATATTTTATTTTTATCAGTTAAACCTAATATGTATAAAGATGTAATTAATGAAATAAAAGATTATGTAAAAAGCGAAACTATAATAGTAACTATAGCGGCGGGAGTAGATATAAAAACTACAGAAACTAATTTTGATAGAGATGTAAAGGTTGTGAGAGTAATGCCAAATACTCCAGCTCTAGTTGGAGAAGGTATGAGTGCATTATGTCCTAATAAAAATATAACTGAAGAAGAACTTCAAGAAATAGTAGCTCTTTTTAAATGTTTTAGTAAAGTGGAAATTGTAGAAGAAAAATATATTAATGTAGTAACAGCTTTAACAGGTTCATCTCCAGCTTATGTTTATATGTTTATAGAAGCATTAGCAGATGGTGCAGTGCTTAAAGGGCTTCAAAGGGATAAAGCATATAAAATGGCAGCTCAAGCAGTCCTAGGTTCTGCAAAAATGGTTTTAGAAACAGGAAAACATCCTGGTGCATTAAAGGATGATGTTTGTTCACCTGGTGGTACAACAATAGAAGCGGTTTATTCACTAGAAAAGAGTGGACTTAGGGCATCTGTAATTGAAGCTATTGAAAAATGTGTACAAAAAGCTGAGGATATGAGTAAATAA
- a CDS encoding NAD(P)/FAD-dependent oxidoreductase, protein MKKIYDLIIVGAGPAGIFTALETTKLNPKLNVLIIDKGRSIEKRTCPARKTGKCVNCSPCAITFGWSGAGAFSDGKLSLSPEVGGRILEYYSEEESKELINYCDNIYLKFGANKVVHGLNNERVEEIKYEASKHNIRLIECPVRHLGTELAYNVLRDMYSHLINNTNTDFLELTEAEELIVENNKVLGIKVKINKELVEIKGEYVVVAPGRGGAEWLSKEAEKHNLKTKNNAVDIGVRVEVPNSIMDHLTKDLYEAKLVYYSDTFDNKVRTFCMNPGGVVSEEHYDDNIAVVNGHSYSQSKLRTNNTNFAMLVSTSFTEPFNQPIDYGKYIAQLGNMLTGGPIMVQRLGDLLQGRRTDETRLKKSTTIPTLKSAVPGDLSFVLPQRHLTSIVEAIKAFDKVAPGLYSKNTLLYGVEVKFYSSKFETNDKFETEVQNLYTIGDGAGITRGLMQASSTGVIVARDIVKKNTK, encoded by the coding sequence ATGAAAAAAATATATGATTTGATAATAGTTGGGGCAGGTCCAGCTGGTATATTTACAGCTTTAGAGACTACGAAATTAAATCCTAAATTAAATGTTCTAATAATTGATAAGGGAAGAAGTATAGAAAAAAGAACATGTCCTGCAAGAAAAACAGGTAAGTGTGTTAATTGCAGTCCCTGTGCAATAACATTCGGATGGTCAGGGGCAGGAGCTTTCTCAGATGGAAAACTTTCACTAAGTCCAGAGGTTGGAGGAAGAATACTTGAGTATTATTCTGAAGAAGAGTCAAAAGAGCTTATAAATTATTGTGATAATATATATTTAAAATTTGGTGCAAATAAGGTTGTACACGGTTTAAACAATGAAAGAGTAGAAGAAATAAAATATGAAGCAAGTAAGCATAATATACGTCTTATAGAGTGCCCAGTTAGGCATTTAGGAACTGAACTTGCTTACAATGTTTTAAGGGATATGTATAGTCATCTTATAAATAATACAAATACAGATTTTTTAGAGTTAACAGAGGCTGAAGAACTTATAGTTGAAAACAACAAGGTTCTAGGAATTAAGGTGAAAATAAATAAGGAATTAGTAGAAATTAAGGGTGAATATGTTGTTGTTGCACCAGGACGTGGTGGAGCTGAATGGCTTTCTAAAGAAGCGGAAAAACATAATTTAAAAACAAAAAATAATGCAGTTGATATAGGAGTTAGAGTAGAGGTTCCAAACTCTATAATGGATCACTTAACAAAGGATTTATATGAGGCAAAATTAGTTTATTATTCAGATACCTTTGACAATAAAGTAAGGACATTTTGTATGAATCCAGGTGGAGTTGTATCAGAGGAACATTATGATGATAATATAGCAGTTGTAAATGGTCATAGTTATTCTCAGTCTAAGCTTAGAACTAATAATACTAATTTTGCAATGCTTGTATCAACATCATTTACAGAGCCTTTTAACCAACCAATAGATTATGGTAAATATATAGCGCAACTTGGAAATATGTTAACTGGAGGACCAATAATGGTTCAAAGGTTAGGAGATTTATTACAAGGAAGAAGAACTGATGAGACTAGATTGAAGAAATCAACTACAATACCTACATTAAAGTCAGCAGTACCAGGAGATTTAAGTTTTGTACTGCCTCAAAGACATTTAACATCAATAGTAGAGGCAATTAAAGCTTTTGATAAGGTAGCACCAGGGCTTTATAGTAAAAATACATTATTATATGGTGTTGAAGTTAAATTTTATTCAAGTAAATTTGAAACCAATGATAAATTTGAAACTGAAGTTCAGAATTTATATACAATAGGTGATGGGGCAGGAATTACAAGAGGTCTTATGCAGGCGTCATCAACAGGAGTAATTGTAGCAAGAGATATAGTAAAAAAAAATACAAAATAA
- a CDS encoding acyl-[acyl-carrier-protein] thioesterase — translation MSGVITEKEYEIHYYETHTRHEATITNIIDFFTDIATFQSEKLGIGLDFMMENKMAWMLYKWDINVHRYPKYREKIIVVTEPYAIKKFYAYRKFYILDENRNIITTAKSVWLLIDIEKRKPLKISPEMVKAYDLTDKKNDIKIDKIDKLPEEHTLLEFKVRYSDIDTNGHVNNEKYAAWMLESLPRDIISDYTLTNIKITYKKETLYGENVRILTGLKENKNKVVFIHNIIRDNGDLLTEGQTIWEK, via the coding sequence ATGAGTGGAGTTATAACAGAAAAAGAATATGAGATTCATTATTATGAAACTCATACTAGACATGAAGCAACAATAACAAATATTATAGATTTTTTTACTGATATTGCTACATTTCAGTCAGAAAAATTAGGTATTGGTCTTGATTTTATGATGGAAAATAAAATGGCATGGATGCTATATAAATGGGATATAAATGTCCATAGATATCCTAAATATAGAGAAAAAATCATTGTAGTTACTGAGCCTTATGCTATAAAAAAGTTCTATGCATATAGAAAATTTTATATATTAGATGAAAATAGAAACATAATTACAACTGCAAAATCTGTATGGTTATTAATTGATATTGAAAAGAGAAAACCCCTTAAAATTTCTCCTGAAATGGTTAAAGCATATGATTTAACAGATAAAAAAAATGATATTAAAATAGATAAAATTGATAAATTGCCAGAAGAACATACTTTACTTGAGTTTAAGGTAAGATATAGTGATATTGATACAAATGGACATGTAAACAATGAAAAATATGCTGCTTGGATGTTAGAAAGTCTGCCACGAGATATAATATCAGATTATACTCTTACAAATATAAAAATAACATATAAAAAAGAGACCTTATACGGAGAAAATGTAAGGATTTTAACAGGATTAAAAGAAAATAAAAATAAAGTAGTGTTTATACATAACATAATCAGAGATAATGGGGATCTTTTAACAGAAGGTCAGACTATTTGGGAAAAATAA
- a CDS encoding DnaD domain protein, with the protein MNTFMFNHKNVQYTLVSNIFIDKFMTSARGQYIKVYLLGLRYCMAGELGVNSSSIANTLHLLESDVMNAWNYWSDLGVIKMHPLDNSGTFSIEFLDLDTLIENQENKVDVLSKLKDSSIKGMMEEIEKLLARPLSNKEMTMYLSWQKDFNFSPELILLLMQYSVSKGKRDYRYIEKIAISWHDAKIKTVDDAQAFIKAHEDKWLNIKKILNYLGIKNSEVMKPQEQMLDKWISVYKFPLEIIYKACDICFERLNKAEFKYIDGILNNWFSNNLKTIEDIEKKDKLKGNFKKNNYYGNNKNKVDLFNDYEQRSYDFKDLEKKLLGWDNND; encoded by the coding sequence ATGAACACATTCATGTTTAATCACAAGAATGTCCAGTACACTCTTGTAAGCAACATATTTATTGATAAATTTATGACTTCCGCTAGAGGCCAATATATAAAAGTATATTTGCTTGGTCTTAGATATTGCATGGCAGGTGAATTGGGTGTAAATTCTAGCAGCATAGCAAATACTCTTCATTTATTAGAAAGTGATGTTATGAACGCTTGGAATTACTGGAGTGACCTGGGAGTAATAAAAATGCATCCTCTTGATAATTCCGGTACCTTTTCTATAGAATTTTTGGATTTAGATACATTAATAGAAAATCAAGAAAATAAAGTAGATGTACTTTCAAAATTAAAGGATTCTTCTATAAAAGGTATGATGGAAGAAATAGAAAAACTTCTTGCAAGACCTTTATCTAATAAAGAAATGACTATGTATTTAAGTTGGCAAAAAGATTTCAATTTCTCGCCAGAACTAATATTATTATTAATGCAATATAGCGTTTCAAAGGGAAAACGTGATTATAGATATATTGAAAAAATAGCAATCTCTTGGCATGATGCTAAAATTAAAACTGTAGATGATGCCCAAGCTTTTATTAAAGCACATGAAGATAAGTGGCTTAATATAAAAAAAATATTAAACTATTTAGGAATAAAAAATTCTGAAGTAATGAAACCTCAAGAACAAATGCTTGATAAATGGATTAGCGTATATAAATTTCCTTTAGAAATTATATATAAAGCTTGTGATATTTGTTTTGAACGACTTAATAAAGCTGAATTTAAATATATAGACGGTATACTTAACAATTGGTTTTCTAATAATTTAAAAACTATAGAAGATATAGAAAAGAAAGATAAGTTAAAAGGTAACTTTAAGAAAAATAATTATTATGGCAATAATAAAAATAAGGTGGATTTATTTAACGATTATGAGCAACGATCTTATGATTTTAAAGATCTAGAAAAAAAATTACTAGGATGGGATAATAATGATTAA
- a CDS encoding glutamate-5-semialdehyde dehydrogenase, whose product MNIENYVIETASLAKLAARKMAIVSTVTKNNALHAMADALIKNTEIIMEANAKDMQNGRQKGLTESLLDRLLLDDTRIKSMAQGLRDVASLEDPIGEVIRMWRRPNNLKIGQIRVPLGVIGIIYEARPNVTVDAAAICIKSGNTAILRGGSEAIHSNSIIAKIISEAGVKAGLPEGAINFIENPSRDAVNVMMKLNGYIDVLIPRGGAGLINAVVKNATVPVIETGTGNCHVYVDASADLEMAANIVINAKTQRPSVCNAMESLLVHKDIANKFLPYLAEKLKPLNVEIKGCKKTQSLIASATEATEEDFAKEFLDFKFASKVVDSLDEALDHIYKYSTKHSEVIVTNNYENSQRFLNEVDAAAVYVNASSRFTDGSEFGFGAEIGISTQKLHARGPMGLKELTSSKYVIYGEGQVR is encoded by the coding sequence ATGAACATAGAAAATTACGTAATTGAAACAGCCTCTCTTGCAAAATTAGCTGCAAGAAAAATGGCTATTGTAAGTACAGTTACTAAAAATAATGCTCTACATGCTATGGCAGATGCCCTAATTAAAAATACTGAAATTATAATGGAAGCTAATGCAAAGGATATGCAAAACGGTAGACAAAAAGGATTAACTGAATCTTTACTTGATAGACTTTTACTTGATGATACAAGAATTAAATCAATGGCTCAAGGATTAAGAGATGTTGCATCACTAGAAGATCCGATTGGAGAAGTAATTAGAATGTGGAGAAGACCTAATAACTTAAAAATTGGTCAAATTCGTGTTCCACTAGGAGTTATTGGTATAATATACGAAGCTCGTCCTAATGTTACTGTAGATGCTGCTGCTATTTGTATAAAATCAGGTAATACAGCTATCTTAAGAGGTGGTTCTGAAGCCATACATTCAAACTCAATTATAGCAAAAATAATTTCTGAGGCAGGTGTAAAAGCTGGTCTTCCAGAAGGTGCTATAAACTTTATTGAAAATCCAAGTAGAGATGCTGTAAATGTAATGATGAAACTAAATGGATACATCGATGTTTTAATTCCAAGAGGAGGAGCTGGTCTTATAAATGCAGTAGTTAAAAATGCAACAGTTCCTGTAATTGAAACTGGTACTGGAAACTGCCATGTATATGTAGATGCTTCTGCTGATTTAGAAATGGCTGCAAACATAGTTATAAACGCTAAGACTCAAAGACCATCAGTGTGCAATGCAATGGAAAGTTTACTTGTACACAAAGATATAGCTAATAAATTTCTTCCATATCTAGCTGAAAAACTAAAACCTTTAAATGTAGAAATAAAAGGATGTAAAAAAACTCAATCTTTAATTGCCTCTGCAACAGAAGCAACCGAAGAAGACTTTGCAAAAGAGTTTTTAGATTTTAAATTTGCAAGCAAAGTTGTAGACTCATTAGATGAAGCACTAGACCACATATATAAATACAGCACAAAACACTCAGAAGTTATAGTTACAAATAATTATGAAAACTCTCAAAGATTTTTAAATGAAGTGGATGCTGCTGCTGTATATGTAAATGCATCTTCACGTTTCACAGACGGTTCAGAATTTGGATTTGGTGCTGAAATTGGAATAAGCACACAAAAGCTTCATGCAAGAGGTCCTATGGGACTTAAAGAACTTACATCTTCTAAATATGTAATTTATGGAGAAGGTCAAGTTAGATAA
- a CDS encoding NAD(P)/FAD-dependent oxidoreductase translates to MKHELIIVGAGASGIIAAINAKNSGIDVAILESNNRIAKKLLTTGNGRCNITNENITLDRYHSNNPRFFEHTLKSFNLTNTLEFFSTLGLHLTTLENGKMYPLSLQSSSVVDILKASLEEKEIPVYLDTKVKDIHNSKKGFKIYASTPEDDSLEYNCKKLILCCGGKSAPKTGSDGSGFSLARKIGHSIIEPLPALVQLKLNYKKLKALSGVKFDGSAKLFLDEKLIQEDFGEILFTDYGISGPPILQLSRNASRGIYNRKKVTLKVDMMSTISKENLIEFLENHWGVFGYRSIHDSFIGIINKKVITILLKESGIDNMHKPCWNLTWQEKNSIFNILKAWEFEVIGTNGFNNAQVTSGGINTEEIDSTTLESKLIPNLYFCGEILDVDGDCGGFNLQWAWSSGIIASNNASNH, encoded by the coding sequence TTGAAACATGAACTTATTATAGTAGGTGCTGGAGCTTCTGGAATTATAGCTGCAATTAATGCAAAAAATTCAGGAATTGATGTAGCTATTTTAGAATCCAACAATAGAATAGCAAAAAAATTATTAACCACTGGTAATGGTCGTTGCAATATCACAAATGAAAATATAACTTTAGATAGATATCATAGTAATAATCCTAGATTTTTTGAACATACTTTAAAAAGTTTTAACTTAACTAATACTTTAGAGTTTTTTAGTACCCTCGGTCTTCACCTTACAACTTTAGAAAATGGTAAAATGTATCCCTTATCTCTTCAATCTTCATCTGTAGTAGATATATTAAAAGCATCTTTAGAAGAAAAAGAGATTCCTGTATATTTAGATACTAAAGTAAAAGATATACATAATTCAAAAAAAGGATTTAAAATTTATGCTTCTACCCCAGAAGACGATTCATTAGAATACAATTGTAAAAAATTAATATTATGTTGTGGAGGCAAATCTGCCCCTAAAACAGGTTCAGATGGCTCAGGATTTAGTTTAGCTAGAAAAATAGGCCATAGTATTATTGAACCCCTTCCTGCTCTTGTACAGCTTAAATTAAACTATAAAAAACTAAAAGCTTTATCAGGGGTAAAATTTGATGGTTCTGCAAAATTATTTTTAGATGAAAAACTCATTCAAGAAGATTTTGGTGAAATTCTATTTACTGACTATGGAATATCTGGCCCTCCAATTCTCCAATTAAGCAGGAATGCTTCACGAGGAATTTATAATAGAAAAAAAGTAACCTTAAAAGTTGATATGATGAGTACTATTTCTAAAGAAAACTTAATAGAATTTCTAGAAAATCATTGGGGAGTTTTTGGTTATAGAAGTATCCATGATTCATTTATTGGAATAATAAATAAAAAAGTAATTACTATACTCTTAAAAGAAAGTGGCATTGATAATATGCATAAACCTTGTTGGAATCTAACTTGGCAAGAAAAAAACTCTATATTTAATATTCTTAAAGCTTGGGAGTTTGAAGTTATAGGAACCAATGGATTTAATAATGCTCAAGTAACATCTGGTGGAATAAATACTGAAGAAATAGATTCTACTACACTTGAATCTAAACTTATCCCTAATTTATATTTTTGTGGTGAAATACTAGACGTAGATGGTGACTGTGGTGGTTTTAATCTTCAATGGGCATGGTCTTCTGGAATAATAGCTTCCAATAATGCGTCTAATCATTAA